The Candidatus Thermoplasmatota archaeon genomic interval CCAAGTACCTCACTCCCTTGAACGCCTCGGGGGGCTTGTAGCTGATGAGGAGGACCTCGTTGATCTTCCCGCAGGACGCGGCGGCGAGACCGTCGATCCCCGCCAAAGCGCCGGAGGGGATGTACACCCTGCACTTGTTCTTCTTGGCCATCAGCCTGCACTTCGCCCTGAACTCGTCGTCGACCAGCGCACCGACGCTCATCACGAGGACGTCCTTTCCCTTCTCCAGGGCCATTGGAACGTATTTGCGGGCCGCGTCCTGGGAGGCCGCCTCGATGACCATGTCGACCCTCTCCATCACGGCCTTCGGCTCCCTCTGGTATCGGACCTTCGTGGACGATTTGACGAGCTCTTCGACCTTCTCCTTCCTCTTGTCGGAGATGTATATGATGTCGATGTCGCCCATCTTCTCCAGTGCCCTGGCGAGCTCCGTTCCGATGGACCCGCAACCGATGATGTTGACCTTCATCAATATCCCGCCTGAACCATAAGTGCCCCGATAATAAAGCTAACGGAGCGGCTATCAGGCGAAGGAAAGCCTCAATAACCCATTCGCGGATACTCCGCCAACGAAGTGAGCGGGAATGAGCGACGAGAAGCCGGCATACGAGCTGATCGAGCACACGGCCGACGTGGCGGTGAAGGGCTACGGCAGGGACCTGAACGAGATGTTCGCCAACGCGGCCTTGGGCATGTTCAACGTCATGACGGACACGTCCGCGGTGA includes:
- a CDS encoding aspartate dehydrogenase, producing the protein MKVNIIGCGSIGTELARALEKMGDIDIIYISDKRKEKVEELVKSSTKVRYQREPKAVMERVDMVIEAASQDAARKYVPMALEKGKDVLVMSVGALVDDEFRAKCRLMAKKNKCRVYIPSGALAGIDGLAAASCGKINEVLLISYKPPEAFKGVRYLEDRRVDLDSLERATIIFEGHARDAVRYFPRNINVAATVSLAGIGFEKTKVRLVADPSAKMNTHRLIVKGDIGEIEVSCRNLPSPSNPKTSLLAALSAISAVKKAKENVWVGA